A genomic region of Melanotaenia boesemani isolate fMelBoe1 chromosome 21, fMelBoe1.pri, whole genome shotgun sequence contains the following coding sequences:
- the LOC121632944 gene encoding gastrula zinc finger protein XlCGF57.1-like has protein sequence MPRGRGRQPVDPEGLGSVPPIPAASTSEQEETQDSKDPMFPQDVQQLDWSSNFDQKDPESLHIKEEEEKLWTSLEGEQHSGQTETDFSRFFSSEFIAKREDDEEKRQSTQLYQIKTEEKRETDPPTSKLVTQIKKECDGEDCEGPEPDKNLDQGGCLQQRTDEREVCETEDWQGPWSDSGPETEDSDADWRETRAPESAVSDDVTGKTAEKPFSCSECGQQFVYKHSWRTHMRVHSGQKPFGCDHCGKRFSQNVHLKNHEITHTGEKRFGCGDCGKKFSLETHLKNHTRVHTGEKPYSCGVCSKRFNQNTHLKIHMRVHTGEKPFNCGDCGKRFRQNASLKKHVSIHTGEKPFTCGDCGKTFSQNTYLKKHMLVHTGVKQFICCDCGKRFNQKIHLIKHMNIHSGRKEYFCSDCGKKFCKKLDLKAHKRIHKGEKPFGCVFCGERFSRIKELHVHRKVHRGEKRFVCEVCKNKYTRKSDLEIHMRVHTGERPFGCDICGKTFFQSKHLVGHMTVHNEEKPFGCDMCDKRFSRTSYLQTHRRVHTGEKPFGCDVCGKRFRRTADLQMHVKVHTGEKPYGCDICGKTFNRKSYFKVHMRLHTGEKPFECDVCGRRFNRPSYVRLHMRVHTGEKPFSCSHCGKGFTRQGNLTSHLIVHAV, from the exons ATGCCTCGAGGGAGAGGCCGTCAACCAGTTGACCCAGAAGGGCTCGGTTCGGTGCCTCCTATACCTGCAGCATCCACATCAGAACAGGAGGAAACACAAGACAGCAAAGATCCCA tgtttcctcaAGATGTCCAGCAATTGGATTGGAGCTCCAATTTTGACCAGAAGGACCCAGAATCCCTTCACAttaaggaggaagaggagaaactcTGGACCAGTCTGGAGGGAGAGCAGCATAGTGGACAGACGGAAACTGATTTCAGCAGGTTCTTTTCCAGTGAATTTATTGCAAAGagagaagatgatgaagaaaaacGTCAGTCCACACAGctttatcaaatcaaaacagaggaaaaaagagagacagaccCTCCAACCAGCAAGTTagttacacaaataaaaaaagaatgtgaTGGCGAGGACTGTGAAGGACCAGAACCGGACAAGAACTTGGATCAAGGTGGTTGTTTACAACAAAGAACTGATGAAAGGGAGGTTTGTGAGACCGAGGATTGGCAGGGACCGTGGTCAGATTCTGGACCTGAAACTGAAGACAGTGATGCTGATTGGAGGGAGACCAGAGCACCTGAGTCGGCTGTAAGTGATGATGTCACTGGTAAAACTGCAGAAAAGCCCTTCAGCTGCTCAGAGTGTGGCCAGCAGTTTGTCTACAAGCATTCTTGGAGGACACACATGCGAGTTCACTCTGGACAGAAACCATTTGGCTGCGATCATTGTGGTAAAAGATTTAGCCAAAATGTACATCTCAAGAATCACGAGATTACGCACACGGGAGAGAAACGGTTCGGATGTGGCGACTGTGGTAAAAAATTTAGCCTAGAAACTCATCTGAAGAACCACACGAGGGTGCACACAGGGGAGAAACCTTATAGTTGTGGTGTCTGTAGTAAAAGATTTAATCAAAACACACATCTTAAAATACATATGAGAGTacacacaggagagaagccaTTTAATTGTGGTGACTGTGGTAAAAGATTTCGGCAAAACGCAAGTCTCAAGAAACACGTGAGCATACACACAGGTGAAAAACCTTTCACTTGTGGTGATTGTGGTAAAACATTTAGCCAAAACACATACCTTAAGAAACACATGCTGGTACACACAGGGGTGAAACAGTTCATATGTTGTGATTGTGGGAAAAGATTTAACCAAAAAATCCACCTGATCAAACACATGAACATCCACAGTGGAAGGAAAGAGTATTTCTGTAGTGACTGTGGGAaaaaattttgtaaaaaattAGATCTCAAGGCGCACAAGAGAATTCACAAAGGCGAGAAACCGTTTGGCTGTGTTTTTTGTGGTGAAAGATTTAGTAGAATAAAAGAGCTTCACGTGCACCGGAAGGTCCACAGAGGCGAGAAACGCTTTGTCtgtgaagtctgtaaaaataaatacacgagAAAGTCAGATCTGGAAATACACATGCGAGTCCACACAGGGGAGAGACCCTTTGGTTGCGACATATGCGGTAAAACATTTTTCCAAAGCAAACACCTTGTTGGACATATGACGGTTCACAATGAAGAGAAACCATTTGGCTGTGATATGTGTGATAAAAGATTTAGCCGAACATCTTATCTTCAGACACACAGGCGAGTCCATACCGGAGAGAAACCGTTTggctgtgatgtttgtggtaaaagaTTTCGCAGAACAGCTGATCTTCAGATGCATGTGAAAGTCCATACTGGAGAAAAACCATATGGGTGTGATATTTGTGGTAAAACCTTTAACCgtaagtcatattttaaggtaCACATGAGATtacacactggagagaaaccatttgaatgtgatgtttgtggtagAAGATTTAACCGTCCGTCATACGTAAGGTTGCATATGAGAGTCCACACCGGTGAGAAACCATTTAGTTGCAGCCATTGTGGTAAAGGGTTTACCCGACAGGGAAATCTGACAAGCCATCTCATAGTCCACGCAGTATAG